Proteins from a single region of Geothrix sp. PMB-07:
- the pyrF gene encoding orotidine-5'-phosphate decarboxylase → MSAPHSTLTPPLLTARERLVVALDVATAKEALAMAERLSGRVGMLKVGLELFCAEGPAFVRELQTKVPVFLDLKLHDIPTTVRRAMEAVLKLDPRLINVHAQGGPAMLEAAVEAVRAHRAAGGRTELLAVTVLTSLDREALAALGHAAPPEELALAYAKLAQQAGCGGVVCSAWEAATIREACGEGFHRLTPGIRPSGAATQDQARVMTPAQALKQGSTWLVVGRPITHAADPAAAAEAIVAEMQA, encoded by the coding sequence TTGTCCGCACCCCATTCGACCCTCACGCCCCCGCTCCTCACGGCGAGGGAGCGCCTGGTGGTGGCCCTGGACGTGGCCACGGCCAAGGAGGCCCTGGCCATGGCTGAGCGGCTGTCGGGCCGGGTGGGCATGCTGAAGGTGGGCCTGGAGTTGTTCTGCGCCGAGGGCCCGGCCTTTGTGCGAGAGCTGCAGACGAAGGTGCCCGTGTTCCTCGATCTGAAGCTCCACGACATCCCCACCACCGTTCGCCGGGCCATGGAGGCGGTGCTGAAGCTGGATCCCCGCCTGATCAACGTGCATGCCCAGGGCGGTCCCGCCATGTTGGAAGCGGCGGTGGAGGCCGTGCGGGCCCATCGGGCGGCGGGTGGTCGCACAGAGTTGCTGGCGGTCACGGTGCTGACCAGCCTGGATCGCGAGGCCCTGGCGGCCCTGGGCCATGCGGCTCCACCCGAGGAGCTGGCCCTGGCCTATGCGAAGCTGGCCCAGCAGGCCGGCTGCGGCGGCGTGGTGTGCTCGGCCTGGGAAGCCGCGACCATCCGCGAGGCTTGCGGCGAAGGCTTCCACCGCCTCACACCGGGCATCCGGCCCTCCGGCGCGGCGACGCAGGATCAGGCCCGGGTCATGACGCCCGCCCAGGCCCTCAAGCAGGGCTCTACCTGGCTGGTGGTGGGCCGCCCCATCACCCATGCGGCCGATCCTGCGGCGGCGGCCGAGGCCATCGTGGCCGAGATGCAGGCCTGA
- the pnuC gene encoding nicotinamide riboside transporter PnuC, giving the protein MPSFMEIFGFITGAACVALLVRQSIWNWPLGIANNLVFIVLFYRTGLYADVGLQGFYIAISIYGWWHWLHGGRDHRTLTVSRVRPQTGLLLALAVAALTATLTWLLRRYTNSTVPVLDSLITALSLVAQFMMTRKWIENWPVWIVANCLSVGLLIYKGLYVASALYVVYQVLCVMGLLEWRRALEAEPTSSAD; this is encoded by the coding sequence ATGCCTTCGTTCATGGAGATCTTCGGCTTCATCACCGGTGCGGCCTGCGTGGCCCTGCTGGTGCGGCAGAGCATCTGGAACTGGCCTCTGGGCATCGCCAACAACCTGGTGTTCATCGTGCTGTTCTACCGGACGGGCCTCTACGCCGACGTAGGCCTGCAGGGCTTCTACATCGCCATTTCCATCTACGGGTGGTGGCACTGGCTGCATGGGGGCCGCGATCACAGGACGCTCACCGTAAGCCGGGTGCGGCCGCAGACGGGGCTGCTGCTGGCCTTGGCCGTGGCGGCCCTCACGGCCACCCTGACTTGGCTGCTGCGCCGCTACACCAACAGCACGGTGCCCGTGCTGGATTCGCTCATCACAGCCCTCAGCCTGGTGGCCCAGTTCATGATGACCCGCAAGTGGATCGAGAACTGGCCCGTGTGGATCGTGGCGAACTGTCTTTCCGTGGGGCTGCTGATCTACAAGGGGCTCTACGTGGCCAGCGCCCTCTACGTGGTGTACCAGGTGCTTTGTGTCATGGGGCTGCTGGAGTGGAGACGCGCCCTGGA